From a single Adhaeribacter swui genomic region:
- a CDS encoding ABC transporter permease has translation MLQNYLKIALRNLLRHKAFSFINIMGLALGMTCSILIMLWVQDELSYNRFHKNGPHLYRIMANLNWGEIQTGANSPQPLADALRKEIPEITHVVQMTEWDLGVLFEANGKINKETKGRFVGPELFQMFSFPLVEGDPKTALTAPDAVVISQSLARKYFGNQPALGQIIHIKDQSNVRVTGVMQDMPKNSSLQFDFVLPLEIFIKKNDWAKTWGNFSFNTFLQLRPDADFAKVDGQIRKYMPQNHPEQKADFFLQPLADMHLYAYKAGKPDGGRIAYVRLFTVVAVFILLIACINFMNLATARSAKRSKEVGIRKVIGAARSLLVGQFMGEALLTALLAVLLSVIGVILLLPVFNQVTGKTIAIDYSSPLFSLSLISIAVITGLVAGSYPALFLSSLEPVKVLKGSIKFGFKSLLLRKGLVVFQFTLSLVLIVGTLVIHRQISFIQNSNLGFDRENVISIGVEGNLDKNIKAFKNEILQTPGIKWVTATSNLPLDINNTSADLQWPGKSEKEASSVSGVFVDYDYFRTMNIPLKEGRSFSYDFASDSSTYIINEAAADIMGLQNPVGQTVSFWNGKGKIIGVTKNFHMQSLHEPIKPLIMLPLPKPRGEGILLVRTEPGKTKEALASLEKAMRTYNPGYPFEYKFLDEVFEQQYRSEITIGTLINCFAGLAIFISCLGLFGLALFTAEQRTKEIGVRKVLGASVFNIVALLSRDFLKLVLLANVLAWPLAWWAMNKWLQNFAFRADLGWWIFALAGVATLGIALITVSFQAVRSAVANPVNSLRSE, from the coding sequence ATGCTCCAGAACTATCTGAAAATTGCGTTGCGAAACCTGCTCCGCCATAAAGCTTTTTCTTTTATAAACATTATGGGCTTGGCTTTGGGAATGACCTGTAGTATTTTAATTATGCTGTGGGTGCAGGACGAATTAAGCTATAACCGGTTCCACAAAAATGGACCGCACTTGTACCGGATTATGGCTAATTTAAATTGGGGCGAAATCCAGACTGGCGCCAATTCGCCGCAACCCTTAGCCGATGCATTGCGCAAAGAAATTCCGGAAATTACCCACGTGGTACAGATGACCGAATGGGATCTGGGCGTGTTATTCGAAGCAAATGGCAAAATCAACAAAGAAACCAAAGGCCGGTTTGTTGGTCCTGAGCTATTTCAGATGTTCTCTTTTCCGCTGGTAGAAGGGGACCCCAAAACTGCCTTAACTGCCCCGGATGCGGTGGTGATCTCTCAATCTTTAGCGCGCAAGTATTTCGGGAACCAGCCGGCGCTCGGGCAAATTATTCACATCAAAGATCAGAGCAATGTGCGGGTAACCGGTGTAATGCAGGATATGCCCAAGAACTCTTCTTTGCAGTTTGATTTTGTGTTGCCACTAGAAATTTTTATTAAAAAGAATGATTGGGCAAAAACCTGGGGTAACTTTAGTTTTAACACCTTTCTGCAACTGCGGCCCGATGCGGATTTTGCCAAAGTAGATGGGCAAATCCGGAAATACATGCCGCAAAATCATCCGGAACAAAAAGCTGATTTTTTCCTGCAACCCCTGGCGGATATGCATTTATACGCCTACAAAGCCGGTAAACCCGATGGCGGCCGCATTGCGTACGTGCGCTTGTTTACCGTGGTAGCCGTATTTATTTTACTGATTGCCTGCATTAATTTTATGAACCTGGCTACGGCCCGCTCCGCCAAACGCTCGAAAGAAGTAGGCATCCGGAAAGTAATCGGAGCAGCCCGATCGTTGCTGGTGGGGCAATTTATGGGCGAGGCTTTGCTCACAGCTTTACTGGCGGTACTTCTCTCGGTGATAGGGGTAATTTTATTGTTGCCTGTTTTTAACCAGGTTACCGGCAAAACCATTGCTATCGATTATTCCAGCCCTTTGTTCTCCTTATCCTTAATAAGCATTGCCGTAATTACCGGCCTTGTTGCGGGCAGTTATCCGGCCTTGTTTTTATCGTCGCTGGAGCCAGTAAAAGTATTGAAAGGCAGCATTAAGTTTGGTTTTAAATCGTTGCTGTTGCGCAAAGGCCTGGTCGTTTTTCAATTTACCTTGTCGCTTGTTCTGATTGTAGGCACCCTGGTTATTCACCGCCAGATTTCCTTTATTCAGAACAGTAACTTAGGTTTTGATCGGGAAAATGTAATTTCTATTGGCGTAGAGGGCAATCTCGATAAAAATATAAAAGCTTTTAAAAACGAAATATTACAAACCCCGGGTATTAAATGGGTTACGGCCACTAGCAACCTTCCCCTGGATATTAATAACACGTCGGCAGACTTGCAATGGCCCGGCAAATCCGAAAAAGAAGCTTCTTCTGTTTCCGGCGTATTTGTGGATTACGACTACTTCAGAACCATGAATATTCCATTAAAAGAAGGCCGGTCTTTTTCCTATGATTTTGCTAGTGACAGCAGCACTTACATTATAAACGAAGCCGCCGCCGACATTATGGGCCTGCAAAACCCGGTAGGGCAAACCGTATCGTTCTGGAATGGCAAAGGGAAAATAATTGGCGTTACGAAAAACTTTCATATGCAATCGCTGCACGAACCCATTAAGCCCTTGATTATGCTGCCGTTACCAAAACCCCGCGGCGAAGGCATTTTGCTGGTACGCACCGAACCCGGCAAAACCAAAGAAGCCTTGGCCAGTCTGGAAAAAGCCATGCGCACCTATAATCCGGGTTACCCGTTCGAGTACAAGTTTCTGGACGAAGTTTTTGAACAACAATACCGGAGCGAAATAACTATTGGCACCCTGATTAACTGTTTTGCGGGCTTGGCTATTTTTATTTCTTGTTTAGGCTTATTTGGCTTGGCTTTATTTACCGCTGAGCAGCGCACCAAAGAAATAGGCGTGCGCAAAGTGCTGGGAGCCTCCGTATTTAACATTGTGGCCTTGCTCTCCCGTGATTTTTTAAAATTAGTGTTACTAGCCAATGTGTTGGCCTGGCCGCTCGCCTGGTGGGCCATGAATAAATGGCTGCAAAACTTTGCATTCCGCGCCGATTTAGGCTGGTGGATTTTTGCCTTGGCCGGGGTAGCTACTTTGGGCATTGCGCTTATAACAGTAAGCTTCCAGGCTGTACGCAGTGCCGTCGCCAACCCGGTAAACTCCCTGCGCAGCGAGTAG
- a CDS encoding SDR family NAD(P)-dependent oxidoreductase encodes MKKALITGANKSIGFETARQLLQNNYYVYLGSRNLQNGQAAAEKLKAEGFTQVEPVQIDVSNPESVKAARVELGRKTNVLDALINNAGVLGAVPQNALDLDVDTMHEVFNTNLYGVIRVTQAFIDLLQKAEQPRIVMVTSLSASMVLNNDPTWKYYHHKAAVYQPSKAALNMYTIDLAYELRDTPFKVNAVDPGFVATDFNHHRGTGTAQEAGSRIAKYAMIGTDGPTGKFISEEQNPETGEIPW; translated from the coding sequence ATGAAAAAAGCCTTAATTACCGGCGCTAATAAAAGCATCGGCTTTGAAACTGCCCGCCAACTATTGCAAAACAACTATTACGTGTACCTCGGAAGCCGCAATTTACAAAACGGACAAGCCGCCGCAGAAAAACTAAAAGCCGAAGGTTTTACGCAAGTAGAGCCGGTGCAAATAGACGTGAGTAATCCGGAATCGGTAAAAGCCGCCCGGGTGGAGTTAGGCCGGAAAACAAATGTTCTGGATGCCTTAATCAACAATGCCGGCGTGCTCGGGGCCGTGCCCCAAAATGCTTTGGATTTGGACGTAGATACAATGCACGAGGTATTTAATACCAACCTCTACGGCGTTATCCGGGTAACCCAGGCCTTTATTGATTTGTTGCAGAAAGCAGAGCAGCCCCGCATTGTGATGGTTACTTCTTTATCCGCTTCTATGGTTTTAAACAACGACCCTACCTGGAAGTATTATCATCATAAAGCAGCGGTATACCAGCCTTCCAAAGCCGCTCTGAACATGTATACCATCGATCTGGCCTACGAACTGCGCGATACGCCGTTTAAAGTAAATGCCGTTGATCCGGGCTTTGTAGCCACCGACTTTAACCACCACCGCGGCACCGGCACCGCCCAGGAAGCCGGATCGCGCATTGCCAAATACGCCATGATCGGGACCGATGGACCCACCGGCAAGTTTATTAGCGAAGAACAAAACCCCGAAACCGGCGAAATTCCCTGGTAA
- a CDS encoding helix-turn-helix domain-containing protein, giving the protein MKKEEQLPRRFTSLTDFHRVFGLPKPLHPLGSFIDINDINILRDELTSMFLLDFYKIAYKTNVCGKAKYGQNYYDFGEGGLVFSAPNQLFESPPDKAVSGYILLFHPDFLLSYSLARKIKQYGYFSYAANEALHLSDQEKETILAIFKIIDEELKSRIDDFSHDVIISQLELLLNYCNRFYKRQFITRKAVNNDMLQKLEELLDNYFNHKKTLEQGLPSVQYLASHLNVSPSYLSDMLRALTGQNAQQHIHQKLIEKAKEKLSTTEHTVSEIAYALGFEHPQSFSKLFKTKTQLSPLEFRQSFN; this is encoded by the coding sequence ATGAAAAAGGAAGAGCAGTTACCGCGCCGCTTTACATCATTAACCGACTTCCACCGGGTGTTTGGGCTACCCAAGCCCCTGCACCCGCTGGGTAGTTTTATTGATATTAATGATATAAATATTCTTCGCGACGAATTAACCAGTATGTTTCTGCTGGATTTTTACAAAATAGCTTACAAAACCAACGTGTGCGGCAAAGCGAAATACGGGCAAAATTATTACGATTTTGGCGAAGGTGGTTTGGTGTTTTCGGCGCCCAATCAACTGTTTGAATCGCCGCCCGATAAGGCAGTTTCCGGTTACATATTACTCTTTCACCCAGATTTTTTGTTGTCTTATTCTTTGGCCCGGAAAATTAAGCAATACGGTTATTTTTCGTACGCGGCCAACGAAGCCTTACACCTCTCGGATCAGGAAAAAGAAACCATTCTGGCCATTTTTAAAATAATTGACGAAGAGCTAAAAAGCCGGATCGATGATTTTAGCCACGATGTTATTATTTCGCAGTTGGAGTTATTACTGAACTACTGCAACCGGTTCTACAAACGCCAGTTTATTACCCGCAAAGCTGTGAACAACGACATGTTGCAAAAGCTGGAAGAGTTGCTGGATAATTATTTTAACCACAAGAAAACCCTGGAGCAAGGTCTGCCTTCGGTGCAGTACCTGGCCAGTCATTTAAACGTATCGCCAAGTTATTTAAGCGATATGCTGCGCGCCTTAACCGGACAGAACGCCCAGCAGCACATCCATCAGAAGCTCATCGAAAAAGCCAAAGAAAAGCTGTCTACCACCGAACATACGGTCAGCGAAATTGCCTATGCTCTGGGTTTTGAGCATCCGCAGTCGTTTAGTAAACTGTTTAAAACTAAGACCCAACTCTCGCCCCTGGAATTCCGGCAATCGTTTAACTAA
- a CDS encoding NmrA family NAD(P)-binding protein: MNIVITGSLGNIGKPLTQALVAQGHAVTVISSKPERQPHIEALGAQSAIGTMQDVAFLTATFTGADVVYLIETWEGIGSLLDQNVDFAAGMRQIGLNYKQAVEQSGVKKVVHLSSVGAHSATGYGSLAVHYEVEQILQQLPEEVAIKFMRPVGFYTNLYRSLATIKAQGAIISNYGGNKKEPWVSPLDIAQVIAAEMEKPFVGRTVHYIASDEISPNKIAQVLGEAIGQPDLQWLVIPDEQLLSGMLSAGVNAKIAHGIVEMQASQRSGLLFEDYYRHQPALGKVKFAEFAREFAQAYHEK, encoded by the coding sequence ATGAACATAGTAATCACGGGTTCTCTGGGGAACATTGGTAAACCACTCACCCAGGCATTAGTGGCCCAAGGCCACGCTGTAACCGTAATCAGCAGTAAACCCGAAAGACAACCGCACATAGAAGCTCTAGGTGCCCAATCTGCCATCGGCACCATGCAGGATGTTGCTTTTTTAACCGCTACGTTTACTGGCGCCGATGTGGTATACCTGATCGAAACCTGGGAAGGCATCGGGAGTTTGCTGGACCAGAACGTAGACTTTGCTGCCGGCATGCGCCAGATTGGCCTGAATTACAAACAAGCCGTAGAACAATCCGGGGTTAAAAAAGTAGTGCACCTCAGCAGCGTGGGGGCGCACAGCGCTACAGGCTACGGTTCGCTGGCCGTACACTACGAGGTTGAGCAAATCTTGCAACAGTTACCCGAGGAGGTAGCCATTAAGTTTATGCGCCCGGTAGGCTTTTACACGAATCTGTACCGTTCCCTGGCAACCATTAAAGCGCAGGGTGCGATTATTTCTAATTATGGTGGCAACAAAAAAGAACCTTGGGTGTCGCCGTTGGATATTGCCCAGGTAATTGCCGCGGAAATGGAAAAGCCTTTTGTTGGACGGACGGTTCACTATATTGCCAGCGACGAAATTTCGCCCAACAAAATAGCCCAGGTACTGGGCGAAGCCATCGGCCAGCCTGATTTACAATGGCTTGTTATACCGGATGAACAATTACTAAGTGGCATGTTAAGTGCCGGCGTAAATGCAAAAATTGCGCACGGCATAGTAGAGATGCAGGCCAGTCAGCGCAGCGGGTTGCTTTTCGAAGATTATTACCGCCACCAACCTGCTTTGGGTAAAGTAAAGTTTGCCGAGTTTGCCCGGGAGTTTGCCCAAGCTTACCACGAAAAGTAA
- a CDS encoding DUF3861 domain-containing protein, which translates to MEKKTYKYHLVLTLQQYANGQTEPPKALALNFDNHDEIFGIIERLREKDPFNNPAQAAEFALGLKLFSEVMLKNRDHALFEELRPAFGNFMKRLKSL; encoded by the coding sequence GTGGAAAAGAAAACCTACAAATACCATTTAGTTTTAACGTTACAGCAATACGCCAACGGCCAAACAGAGCCACCCAAAGCGTTAGCGTTAAACTTTGATAATCACGACGAGATTTTTGGGATAATAGAACGGCTGCGCGAAAAAGATCCGTTTAATAACCCGGCGCAAGCCGCGGAGTTTGCCTTGGGGTTAAAGTTGTTCAGCGAAGTAATGCTGAAAAACCGCGATCATGCTTTGTTCGAAGAACTCCGGCCAGCTTTCGGCAACTTTATGAAACGGTTAAAAAGCTTGTAG
- a CDS encoding nucleotidyltransferase family protein, translating to MSRNASPTLVVMAAGMATRYGSLKQIDAFGPNGETIIEYSVYDAIRAGFKKIIFIIRQSVEEEFRRVMQNKFPDEIEIDYVLQELDNLPDGFTVPENRVKPWGTGHALWVAGQKIKEPFAIINGDDFYGSTSYAQITQFFQQENAPAGCLVGYQLVNTLSDNGAVSRGVCERDENGFLKSITEQTHIQDTPEGIVAQTANGEILKLSGCEIVSMNLMAFQPEVLAYFEEYLIQFLEKEAHQPKAEFFLPTVINNLVQENKIKVQVIESGEKWFGVTYPADKPVAVQNLKKRIDKGIYPENLWNNTLETADLA from the coding sequence ATGAGCAGGAATGCAAGCCCCACTTTGGTAGTAATGGCCGCTGGCATGGCCACCCGCTATGGCAGCTTAAAACAAATAGATGCTTTTGGCCCCAACGGCGAAACTATTATCGAGTATTCTGTTTACGATGCCATACGGGCAGGTTTTAAAAAAATTATTTTCATCATCCGGCAATCGGTGGAAGAGGAATTTCGGCGGGTTATGCAGAACAAGTTTCCGGACGAAATCGAAATAGATTACGTGTTGCAGGAACTGGATAATTTGCCCGATGGATTTACCGTACCGGAAAACCGGGTAAAACCCTGGGGCACCGGGCACGCCTTGTGGGTAGCGGGCCAAAAAATTAAAGAACCTTTTGCTATTATCAACGGCGATGATTTTTACGGCAGCACCTCGTATGCTCAGATTACGCAATTTTTTCAGCAGGAAAATGCGCCAGCGGGCTGTTTGGTGGGCTACCAACTGGTGAATACACTGTCGGATAATGGGGCCGTGTCGCGGGGAGTTTGTGAGCGCGACGAAAACGGTTTTTTAAAAAGCATTACCGAGCAAACCCACATTCAGGATACGCCCGAGGGCATTGTGGCACAAACCGCCAATGGCGAAATTTTAAAATTAAGTGGCTGCGAGATTGTATCGATGAATTTGATGGCTTTTCAGCCTGAGGTTTTAGCTTATTTTGAAGAATACCTGATTCAGTTTTTAGAAAAAGAAGCCCATCAGCCCAAAGCCGAGTTTTTTCTGCCTACGGTTATTAACAACCTGGTACAGGAAAATAAAATTAAGGTGCAGGTAATCGAGTCCGGCGAAAAGTGGTTTGGGGTAACTTATCCGGCAGATAAACCCGTAGCCGTGCAAAATTTAAAAAAACGGATCGATAAAGGCATTTATCCGGAAAATTTATGGAATAACACCTTAGAAACCGCAGACTTAGCATGA
- a CDS encoding phosphotransferase enzyme family protein, translating to MKKSSKEAYDLPDIIAQFKIQGTVGAIQTHGSGHIHDTFHVANHQAEAPDYLLQRINHHIFKNVPLLMDNIRQVTAHLREKLQTIPGAEPGKEVLTLVPTHHDQWYYQDEAGNYWRMYYFLKNTNSYDIVQTPQQAFEGGKAFGRFQALLADLAVDRVHDTIPNFHNIQSRLQIFRAAIQKDPVNRVKDVAPEIAFVEERAEAMSTILRLGEAGALPLRITHNDTKFNNVLLSQDNKAQCVIDLDTVMPGYVAYDFGDAIRTTVNTAAEDEKDLEKVTVNMALLESFTQGFLEETKLLLSKTEIESLALGVLLLPYIMGLRFLTDYIDGDNYYKIHFPEHNLQRARAQLQLVKKLEEQYPQIEQIIRTCAQVKPQLSTIAK from the coding sequence ATGAAAAAGAGTAGTAAGGAAGCTTATGATTTGCCCGATATTATCGCCCAGTTTAAAATACAAGGTACCGTTGGTGCTATCCAAACGCATGGTTCCGGTCACATCCACGATACTTTTCACGTAGCCAACCACCAGGCCGAAGCCCCGGATTACCTGCTGCAGCGCATTAACCACCATATTTTTAAAAATGTGCCCTTGCTCATGGATAACATCCGGCAGGTAACGGCGCATTTGCGCGAAAAACTGCAAACTATTCCGGGCGCCGAGCCCGGGAAAGAAGTGCTTACTTTAGTACCTACGCACCACGACCAATGGTATTACCAGGACGAGGCCGGCAATTACTGGCGCATGTATTATTTTTTAAAAAATACCAATTCCTACGACATCGTACAAACCCCGCAGCAAGCTTTTGAAGGCGGCAAAGCCTTCGGGCGGTTTCAGGCTTTGTTAGCCGATTTAGCCGTAGACCGGGTGCACGATACCATTCCTAACTTCCATAATATCCAGAGCCGTTTACAAATTTTCCGGGCGGCAATCCAGAAAGATCCGGTAAACCGGGTAAAAGACGTGGCCCCCGAAATAGCTTTTGTGGAAGAACGCGCCGAAGCCATGAGCACCATTCTGCGTTTAGGTGAAGCCGGCGCTTTGCCCTTACGCATTACCCACAACGATACCAAGTTTAACAATGTGCTGCTGAGCCAGGATAATAAAGCCCAGTGCGTGATTGATCTGGATACCGTAATGCCCGGCTACGTGGCCTACGATTTCGGCGATGCCATTCGGACTACGGTAAACACGGCTGCCGAAGACGAAAAAGATCTGGAAAAAGTAACCGTAAATATGGCCTTGCTCGAAAGCTTTACCCAAGGTTTTCTGGAAGAAACCAAGCTTTTACTTTCCAAAACCGAAATTGAATCTTTGGCTTTGGGTGTGTTATTGTTGCCTTACATTATGGGTCTGCGTTTTTTAACCGATTACATCGATGGCGACAATTACTACAAAATTCATTTCCCGGAACATAACCTGCAACGCGCGCGGGCCCAGTTGCAACTCGTAAAAAAACTCGAAGAACAATACCCGCAAATCGAACAAATTATTCGCACCTGCGCCCAGGTAAAGCCGCAACTAAGCACAATCGCTAAATAA
- a CDS encoding carbohydrate-binding family 9-like protein, which yields MKKLEVPYLPLLNRQSPLEEVAPELDNLEKNLLDNTPWAKYSYKPQVQFVLGYNHDCIFLKFYVDEEAVRAKFRNINDPVYKDSCVEFFISFNGEENYYNLEFNCLGTCRLGFGASRENRQLLPEEFIRKIKHSVILQKTALPNGERVTSWELTLLIPAEVFTQHAITTFQGINARGNFYKCGDELPRPHFVTWNNIYAPEPNFHLPEYFGGVQFV from the coding sequence ATGAAAAAACTGGAAGTACCTTATTTGCCTTTACTAAACCGGCAAAGTCCCCTGGAAGAAGTTGCTCCGGAACTGGATAACCTGGAAAAAAATCTGTTGGATAATACCCCTTGGGCTAAATACAGCTACAAGCCGCAGGTGCAGTTTGTTTTGGGCTACAACCACGATTGCATTTTTTTAAAATTTTACGTCGACGAAGAAGCCGTGCGGGCCAAGTTCCGCAATATCAACGATCCGGTTTATAAAGATAGTTGCGTCGAGTTTTTTATTTCGTTTAACGGCGAAGAAAATTATTATAACCTGGAATTTAACTGCTTAGGAACCTGCCGGTTGGGGTTTGGTGCCAGCCGGGAAAACCGGCAGTTACTGCCCGAAGAATTTATTCGGAAAATTAAGCATTCTGTGATTTTGCAAAAAACGGCGCTACCCAACGGCGAGCGGGTTACGTCTTGGGAATTAACCTTGCTTATTCCGGCGGAAGTGTTTACCCAGCATGCCATTACAACTTTTCAAGGGATAAACGCCCGGGGAAATTTTTACAAATGCGGCGACGAATTACCGCGCCCCCATTTTGTAACCTGGAATAACATTTACGCCCCGGAACCTAACTTTCATTTGCCGGAATATTTTGGGGGGGTGCAATTTGTGTAA
- a CDS encoding Gfo/Idh/MocA family protein, whose translation MSNNRREFLKLAGLAGVSLAGTGLITSCASSGSAATSMGKNHRQQFNMSNYAAPKIETVRIGFIGLGQRGPGAVKRISYMDGVDIKGLCDIRPEKVAKAQQILAGSPHQPTTYSGKADSWKEMVNRDDIDLIYIATPWQLHTPMAVYAMEHGKHVAVEVPAATTLEECWQLVETSEKTKKHCMMLENCCYDFFELMTLNMARQGFFGEIIHCEGAYIHNLVDLNFSKEGYYEMWRLKENYRNGSLYPTHGLGPICQIMNINRGDQMDYLVSVSSNDFTMGPTAKQLASTDSFYQEFANKQYRGNMNTTTVRTKKGKTIMIQHDVSSTRPYSRIHLVSGTKGAASKWPGPARIATSHEDWVSEAEFKNLEEKFKPELVSKLGEMAKQIGGHGGMDFLMDWRLIDCLRNGLPLDQDVYDAALWSAIAPLSEKSVANRSTSMDVPDFTAGAWEKNPPVDISLRGGGSTKVKV comes from the coding sequence ATGAGCAATAACCGTCGTGAATTTTTAAAGCTGGCCGGATTAGCCGGTGTAAGCTTGGCCGGCACCGGCCTGATAACCTCCTGTGCCTCCTCCGGGTCGGCTGCTACGTCGATGGGTAAAAACCACCGGCAACAGTTTAACATGAGCAACTACGCCGCACCCAAAATCGAAACTGTACGCATTGGCTTTATTGGCCTGGGGCAACGCGGGCCGGGAGCCGTAAAACGTATCAGTTACATGGATGGCGTAGATATTAAAGGTTTATGCGATATCCGGCCCGAGAAAGTAGCTAAAGCCCAGCAAATTCTGGCTGGTTCCCCGCACCAACCCACCACGTATTCCGGTAAAGCCGATTCGTGGAAAGAAATGGTAAACCGCGATGATATTGATTTAATTTACATTGCCACACCTTGGCAACTGCACACGCCCATGGCCGTTTACGCCATGGAGCACGGCAAACACGTAGCCGTAGAAGTGCCCGCCGCCACTACCCTCGAAGAATGCTGGCAGCTGGTAGAAACTTCCGAAAAAACGAAAAAGCATTGCATGATGCTGGAAAACTGCTGCTACGACTTTTTTGAATTAATGACCTTAAACATGGCCCGGCAAGGTTTCTTCGGCGAAATTATTCACTGCGAAGGCGCTTATATCCATAACCTCGTGGACCTTAATTTCTCGAAAGAAGGCTATTACGAGATGTGGCGCCTGAAAGAAAATTACCGAAACGGTAGCTTGTATCCTACCCACGGTTTAGGTCCGATTTGCCAGATCATGAACATCAACCGCGGCGACCAGATGGATTATCTGGTATCGGTATCCAGCAATGATTTTACTATGGGCCCTACCGCCAAGCAACTGGCTTCTACGGATAGTTTTTACCAGGAATTTGCCAACAAGCAATATCGCGGCAACATGAATACCACCACCGTGCGCACCAAAAAAGGCAAAACCATTATGATTCAGCACGACGTATCGTCTACCCGGCCTTATTCGCGCATTCACCTGGTAAGTGGCACCAAAGGCGCGGCCAGCAAATGGCCCGGCCCAGCCCGTATTGCCACCAGCCACGAAGACTGGGTATCGGAAGCAGAATTCAAAAATCTGGAAGAAAAATTTAAACCCGAGCTGGTAAGTAAACTGGGCGAAATGGCCAAGCAAATCGGTGGCCACGGCGGAATGGACTTCTTGATGGACTGGCGCTTAATTGATTGTTTACGCAATGGTTTGCCATTGGATCAGGACGTGTACGATGCCGCTCTGTGGAGTGCTATTGCGCCATTAAGCGAAAAATCGGTAGCCAACCGATCTACTTCCATGGATGTGCCCGATTTTACCGCCGGTGCCTGGGAAAAGAACCCACCCGTGGATATTTCGCTACGCGGCGGAGGCTCAACTAAGGTGAAGGTTTAG
- a CDS encoding substrate-binding domain-containing protein, with protein MLHNKIVRIKDIAEKAQVSKGTVDRVLHNRGRVAEDVRQKILRIIEEMNYEPNLIARTLKSNRNFYLAALIPDPLIDPYWEAPKSGIEKAEKELKQYGIAVKPFIFNPYNIDSFLKKAAEATQSAPDGIILAPVFYREVLPFFEQWTQKEIPYVLFNTQIQDSTPLSYIGQDSYQSGFLAAKMLHYGLPDPCTVLVAHINEDIPNSAHLITKEKGFTDYFLQENLKNRYTVARQELSNPNSLAFTEQLAQLRKEHPNLKGIYVTNSKAYEIAFYLEKHRLTNIKLIGYDLLPKNIQYLEDGVINFIINQNPKGQGYWSIYQLSDFLVFKKDINPIKYLPLDIITKENLSYYIDAE; from the coding sequence ATGTTGCATAATAAAATTGTACGGATAAAAGATATTGCTGAAAAAGCGCAGGTTTCGAAAGGCACCGTAGACCGGGTGCTGCACAACCGGGGCCGGGTGGCCGAAGATGTGCGGCAGAAAATCCTCCGGATTATTGAGGAAATGAACTACGAACCCAACCTGATTGCCCGTACTTTAAAATCGAACCGCAACTTTTACCTGGCCGCCCTGATTCCGGACCCTCTGATTGATCCGTACTGGGAAGCGCCAAAATCCGGGATAGAAAAAGCCGAGAAGGAGCTAAAGCAGTACGGAATTGCGGTGAAGCCCTTTATTTTTAACCCGTACAACATTGATTCTTTTTTAAAAAAAGCCGCGGAAGCTACCCAATCTGCTCCGGACGGAATTATTCTGGCACCGGTTTTTTATCGCGAAGTGTTACCGTTTTTTGAACAGTGGACGCAGAAAGAAATTCCGTATGTGTTGTTTAACACACAGATACAGGATAGCACGCCATTGAGCTACATTGGGCAAGACTCTTATCAAAGCGGTTTTCTGGCGGCTAAAATGCTGCACTACGGTTTACCCGATCCGTGCACGGTTTTGGTGGCCCACATTAACGAAGATATTCCCAACTCCGCCCACTTAATTACTAAGGAAAAAGGCTTTACCGATTATTTTTTGCAGGAAAATTTAAAAAACCGGTACACCGTAGCCCGGCAGGAATTGAGCAACCCCAACAGTTTAGCTTTTACCGAACAACTAGCTCAACTCCGGAAAGAACACCCCAATTTAAAAGGCATTTACGTTACCAATTCCAAAGCCTACGAAATTGCTTTTTACCTGGAGAAACACCGGTTAACCAACATCAAACTGATCGGTTATGACTTGCTACCCAAAAACATTCAGTACCTGGAAGACGGCGTGATCAACTTTATAATCAACCAAAACCCCAAAGGCCAGGGCTACTGGAGCATTTACCAACTCAGCGATTTCCTGGTTTTTAAAAAAGACATCAACCCGATTAAATACCTGCCCCTGGATATTATTACCAAAGAAAACTTAAGCTATTACATAGATGCAGAATAA